Proteins from one Xenorhabdus griffiniae genomic window:
- a CDS encoding DNA adenine methylase — translation MKQYEPVPPPVTWFGSKSRLVKEIVKHFPEHQTYVDVFGGSGAVLLGKKPSKVEVYNDLNRKMTSLFNVLSDKRKTQELVRRLELTPYSRDEFRSAAASVDDECDEIELARLMIVVQRQSHGGLAKQWSYCVDAPAGGYSASVRKFHTGIERLPNVQARMRKVQIENLCFTDLIPRYDRPGTLFYLDPPYVPDTRINGQYENEMTIEDHHALVDLLLSSRGMFVLSGYKTPVYVPLENAGWNRVDIETYASTSKTRTKRTECLWVSPNCLNKKDIPTYLDIENDSDLTNRQKAALRVHRHRREQSESAIKEAIYSLKRMKKKVTKVEVSRMTGISREHITRHYGHLF, via the coding sequence ATGAAGCAATATGAGCCAGTACCACCGCCTGTTACGTGGTTCGGAAGTAAAAGCAGGCTGGTTAAAGAGATCGTTAAGCATTTTCCAGAGCATCAGACGTATGTCGATGTGTTTGGTGGAAGTGGAGCCGTTCTACTTGGCAAAAAACCAAGCAAAGTTGAGGTATATAACGATCTGAACAGAAAGATGACCAGTCTGTTTAATGTGCTATCCGACAAGCGAAAAACTCAAGAGCTGGTTCGCAGACTGGAATTAACTCCATACAGCAGAGATGAGTTCAGGTCCGCAGCTGCATCTGTCGATGATGAATGTGATGAAATTGAGCTTGCAAGGCTCATGATCGTTGTCCAACGCCAGTCTCACGGGGGCTTAGCTAAGCAGTGGTCATACTGCGTTGACGCTCCGGCAGGTGGATACAGTGCCAGTGTTCGTAAGTTTCATACGGGCATAGAGCGTCTTCCCAATGTGCAAGCGAGGATGCGAAAAGTTCAGATTGAAAACCTGTGCTTCACTGATCTAATCCCTCGATATGATAGGCCTGGAACCCTGTTCTATCTCGATCCCCCGTATGTGCCAGACACTCGAATTAATGGTCAGTATGAGAATGAAATGACCATTGAGGATCATCATGCGCTTGTCGATCTGCTGCTGTCGTCTCGCGGGATGTTTGTTTTGTCGGGGTACAAAACACCTGTTTACGTTCCGTTAGAAAATGCGGGATGGAATCGAGTAGATATAGAGACATATGCCAGCACAAGCAAAACTCGAACAAAGAGGACGGAATGTCTTTGGGTGTCTCCTAACTGTTTGAATAAAAAAGATATTCCAACATATCTGGATATTGAGAATGATTCAGACCTGACAAACCGCCAAAAGGCGGCCTTGAGGGTTCACCGACACAGGCGGGAACAGTCCGAGTCCGCTATAAAAGAAGCGATTTACAGCCTGAAACGCATGAAGAAAAAAGTGACAAAAGTGGAGGTGTCTCGGATGACAGGGATCAGTCGAGAACATATCACCAGGCATTACGGACACCTTTTTTAG
- a CDS encoding peptidase domain-containing ABC transporter gives MKDFFSTFSVGKSLPVIIQSEVSECGLACIAMIASYYGFNTDLLSMRKLFDVSKHGMSLKEIVTVGEKVGLSSCPVKVELEELNSLSLPCILHWSFNHFVVLKKLSRKGAIIHDPAVGERSIKLSELSDCFTGIALEMKPSATFERKKVSSALSIRDMLAGIEGKGAVIARLIAISATIELVTLLIPASSQFIIDNILSTSNMFALNVISAAVVALLFMRMLLTWLRDWIITAAKYSIGLSWSEGFLKKLISLPVTYFGKRQLGDVVSRLQSLNQIQEAFTARMVNAILDAVVTIALLVVMSSYSVALCASVVFLALLYALIKWYCFGMYRIALAESISKTAAQSSHFIETVRGISAIKILCLSTNRKIKWLNLSTENIAANIKRFRIDLVFRLISAFVTGLSACLVVYIGAQLTENGFFTVGVLFAFMVYADMFIQRTINFCDAVYEFKMLSMHTNRLSDVVLTESENMHFDASQNLPVEFNGEVEISSLSFAYSANEPYIFERLSFVVESGESVAFVGPSGCGKSTLLHVLASLLEPTEGIIKINGVPISSIGLEAYRKHVSYVLQDDFLFTGSLQENITGFAERPDIELMHECARMAAIHDGIEMMPDGYNSRVGDMGSVLSGGQKQRVSIARALYRRPKILILDESTSALDIENERKINEAIKAMKITRLFAAHRPDAIAVADKVFDMVNGVFTTPHEYLQSLKHID, from the coding sequence GTGAAAGATTTTTTTTCAACGTTTTCTGTCGGGAAATCTCTTCCGGTAATCATTCAGTCTGAAGTTTCAGAATGTGGACTTGCTTGTATCGCTATGATCGCAAGTTATTATGGTTTCAATACTGATCTGCTTTCTATGCGGAAACTTTTTGATGTTTCAAAACATGGCATGAGCCTTAAAGAAATAGTGACCGTAGGTGAAAAAGTGGGGTTGTCATCTTGTCCCGTAAAAGTAGAACTGGAAGAACTGAATTCACTTTCGTTGCCTTGTATCCTGCATTGGTCTTTTAATCATTTTGTGGTGCTTAAAAAACTGTCCCGAAAAGGCGCAATTATTCATGATCCAGCTGTTGGCGAACGCAGTATAAAGCTTTCTGAACTATCGGATTGCTTCACTGGTATAGCACTTGAAATGAAACCCAGTGCTACGTTTGAGCGAAAAAAAGTATCTTCAGCACTTTCTATCAGAGATATGCTGGCAGGGATAGAAGGTAAAGGTGCTGTGATAGCACGACTCATAGCAATATCAGCGACTATAGAACTTGTTACGCTGCTTATCCCCGCTTCTTCACAGTTCATTATAGATAACATTCTTAGCACGAGTAATATGTTTGCCCTTAATGTTATCTCAGCCGCTGTTGTTGCCTTGCTTTTTATGCGAATGCTGCTGACATGGCTTCGCGACTGGATTATTACCGCAGCTAAATATTCTATTGGATTAAGTTGGTCTGAAGGATTTTTGAAAAAACTAATCAGTCTGCCTGTTACCTACTTTGGAAAGCGCCAGTTAGGTGATGTTGTATCTCGCCTACAATCCCTAAACCAAATTCAGGAGGCATTTACTGCGCGTATGGTAAATGCGATTCTTGATGCTGTGGTTACAATTGCATTATTAGTAGTCATGAGTAGTTATAGCGTAGCGCTTTGCGCTAGTGTAGTTTTTCTGGCACTGCTCTATGCTCTTATTAAATGGTATTGTTTTGGGATGTACAGAATCGCACTGGCTGAATCTATCAGTAAAACTGCCGCTCAAAGTTCACATTTTATAGAAACCGTTCGCGGTATTTCAGCGATCAAAATTCTGTGTCTGAGCACTAACAGAAAAATAAAATGGTTGAACCTCTCAACTGAAAACATTGCTGCAAATATAAAGCGTTTTCGAATTGATCTTGTTTTTCGGCTAATTAGCGCGTTTGTCACAGGATTGTCAGCATGTTTGGTTGTCTATATTGGTGCACAGTTGACTGAAAATGGTTTTTTTACTGTTGGTGTTCTGTTTGCTTTCATGGTGTACGCTGATATGTTCATCCAAAGGACGATTAATTTTTGTGATGCTGTTTATGAATTTAAAATGCTTTCAATGCATACAAACCGCCTTAGCGATGTAGTCCTTACCGAAAGCGAAAACATGCACTTTGATGCCTCTCAAAATTTACCTGTGGAATTTAACGGGGAAGTAGAAATATCATCTTTGTCTTTTGCTTACTCAGCTAATGAACCTTATATTTTTGAGAGACTATCTTTTGTTGTTGAATCAGGAGAAAGTGTTGCGTTTGTAGGTCCATCAGGCTGTGGTAAATCCACATTGCTGCATGTTCTTGCTTCACTGCTTGAACCGACTGAAGGGATTATAAAAATTAACGGTGTTCCTATATCTAGCATTGGCCTTGAGGCTTATCGTAAGCATGTTTCCTATGTTTTACAGGATGATTTTTTGTTTACCGGATCATTACAGGAAAATATTACCGGTTTTGCCGAAAGGCCAGACATTGAACTTATGCATGAATGTGCCAGGATGGCCGCTATTCATGATGGAATAGAAATGATGCCAGATGGCTATAATTCTAGAGTTGGGGATATGGGGAGCGTGTTATCAGGAGGACAGAAACAACGAGTCTCCATTGCACGGGCGCTTTATAGAAGACCTAAAATTCTCATATTGGATGAATCCACATCTGCTCTGGATATCGAAAACGAGCGGAAAATAAACGAAGCCATTAAGGCCATGAAAATAACGCGTCTTTTTGCAGCTCATCGACCAGATGCTATCGCTGTGGCCGACAAAGTTTTTGATATGGTTAACGGTGTATTTACAACCCCTCACGAGTATTTGCAATCACTGAAACACATTGATTGA
- a CDS encoding TIGR03756 family integrating conjugative element protein, producing the protein MKKLKLLVASMLLGAINIPLAAASINSASIIASSISPSCISWRIKGICYWLFCTPWGCKVRTSVKVEHFIPEVVVSIYNSPSGNPWVEMSMVSGASGGLENAITGALSGVYAGGGHNEQKTSKRKTNLHFKYADAIGHPGSSLIGKSIPGYSCSGAATPLFPYFLSTLDSFPWRSGIPETLYPEAIIPGKREIGSQYTGNMWGNVYPRSGFVTQQDDYKAAAVVAQRAADIITRTGQPHIYSPLKANKTPGYWPPDPVQENTGTKNHKWQRLSPQLSNSCAVFPDKSGIVAENGNYAWALWQPYSCCKRRGQKFLSSTNF; encoded by the coding sequence ATGAAAAAATTGAAGCTACTAGTGGCTTCTATGCTACTAGGGGCAATTAATATTCCGCTGGCTGCAGCTAGTATTAATAGCGCTAGTATCATAGCCAGCTCTATATCTCCATCGTGTATTAGTTGGCGAATAAAAGGTATCTGCTATTGGCTGTTCTGTACTCCCTGGGGGTGCAAAGTCAGAACTTCAGTAAAGGTAGAACACTTTATTCCAGAAGTTGTTGTATCCATATACAACTCACCAAGCGGAAATCCATGGGTAGAAATGTCTATGGTAAGTGGAGCCTCTGGAGGTTTGGAAAACGCTATTACAGGAGCATTATCTGGTGTATATGCGGGAGGTGGGCATAATGAGCAGAAAACATCAAAGAGGAAAACTAATCTACATTTTAAATATGCCGATGCGATTGGTCATCCTGGATCATCTCTAATTGGAAAGAGCATCCCCGGATATTCTTGTAGCGGTGCTGCAACGCCGTTATTTCCCTATTTTCTGAGTACATTAGACAGTTTTCCATGGCGTTCGGGTATTCCCGAAACTCTATATCCTGAAGCTATTATTCCTGGCAAGAGAGAGATTGGCTCGCAATATACAGGAAATATGTGGGGAAATGTTTATCCTCGCAGCGGATTTGTTACACAACAAGACGATTATAAGGCTGCTGCGGTCGTAGCTCAGCGTGCCGCTGATATTATAACTCGTACAGGTCAGCCCCATATTTATTCACCCCTAAAAGCAAATAAAACGCCTGGTTATTGGCCTCCTGATCCGGTGCAAGAAAATACTGGTACTAAAAATCATAAATGGCAGAGATTATCGCCTCAACTTAGTAATAGCTGCGCTGTTTTTCCTGATAAATCTGGAATAGTTGCAGAAAACGGTAATTACGCTTGGGCACTTTGGCAACCATATAGTTGTTGTAAACGTCGTGGACAGAAATTCCTGAGTAGTACTAATTTTTAA
- a CDS encoding ISL3 family transposase: MNDLQESNSIHLPEYEVLGCKTTDDEMHFQVVAPDPIACEECGVQGEFVRFGKRDVPYRDLPIHGKRVTLWVVRRRYTCRACKTTFRPQLPEMVDGFRMTLRLHEYVEKESFNHPYTFVAAQTGLDEKTVRGIFNARAEFLGRWHRFETPRILGIDELYLNKRYCCILTNIEERTLLDLLSTRRQDVVTNYLMKLKDRQKVKIVSMDMWNPYRAAVKSVLPQARIVVDKFHVVRMANDALEKVRKGLRKDLKPAQSRPLKGDRKILLKRAHEVSDREWLIMETWTGAFPQLRAAYEHKERFYSIWDASTRVQAESALDEWIDTIPKGQKEVWSDLVRAVGNWREEIMTYFETDMPVTNAYTESINRLAKDKNREGRGYSFEVMRARMLYTTKHKKKTPTAKVSPFYKKTIGYGLPDFAEELNYGVDLSTI, encoded by the coding sequence ATGAACGATTTACAAGAAAGTAACAGCATACATTTGCCTGAGTATGAGGTGCTGGGCTGCAAAACCACCGACGACGAAATGCACTTCCAAGTGGTCGCGCCCGATCCCATTGCCTGCGAAGAATGCGGAGTGCAGGGTGAGTTCGTGCGGTTCGGCAAGCGTGATGTTCCCTATCGTGATCTGCCCATCCACGGAAAGCGGGTCACCCTCTGGGTAGTCCGACGCCGATACACCTGCCGGGCCTGCAAGACCACCTTCAGACCCCAGCTACCTGAGATGGTGGACGGTTTCCGCATGACGTTGCGTTTGCATGAATACGTGGAGAAGGAATCCTTCAACCACCCCTACACCTTCGTGGCGGCACAGACCGGCCTAGACGAGAAGACGGTACGCGGCATCTTCAACGCCCGCGCCGAGTTCCTGGGGCGCTGGCACCGCTTTGAAACACCCCGCATTTTGGGTATCGACGAGCTGTACCTGAACAAGCGCTACTGCTGCATTCTGACCAACATCGAGGAGCGAACTCTGCTCGACCTGTTGTCCACACGCCGACAGGATGTGGTAACCAACTATCTGATGAAGCTGAAAGACCGACAGAAGGTCAAGATCGTTAGCATGGACATGTGGAACCCCTACCGGGCAGCGGTCAAGTCCGTGCTGCCACAGGCTCGCATTGTGGTCGATAAGTTCCATGTGGTGCGTATGGCCAACGATGCCTTGGAGAAGGTTCGCAAGGGTCTCAGAAAGGATCTGAAACCCGCCCAAAGCCGACCCCTCAAAGGAGACCGGAAAATCCTGCTGAAACGCGCTCACGAGGTCTCAGACCGGGAGTGGTTAATCATGGAAACTTGGACGGGTGCATTCCCGCAGCTGCGAGCCGCATACGAACACAAGGAGCGCTTCTACAGTATTTGGGACGCCTCCACACGGGTGCAGGCAGAGTCCGCACTGGACGAATGGATAGACACCATCCCCAAGGGACAGAAGGAAGTCTGGAGCGATCTGGTCAGGGCTGTGGGCAACTGGCGCGAAGAGATCATGACCTACTTCGAGACAGACATGCCCGTCACCAACGCTTACACGGAGTCGATCAACCGATTGGCCAAGGACAAGAACCGTGAAGGACGTGGTTACTCCTTCGAGGTGATGCGGGCACGAATGCTCTACACCACCAAGCACAAGAAGAAGACCCCGACTGCGAAGGTCTCTCCGTTCTACAAGAAAACCATCGGTTACGGACTTCCGGACTTCGCAGAGGAACTCAACTACGGGGTCGATCTATCAACCATCTGA
- a CDS encoding conjugal transfer protein TraG N-terminal domain-containing protein, translating to MTTNNYLEYFLTLLGWVINNGLWNILLSTGLFVVPLLFKVAGIWLKVREEGEDEGNKGTLSIVRIENAIYGAFVVMVFCCVPLFNVSLSTMQIDSSRSKYCGTWTAAKPEDSGFKGTISSLDDKTAKAPIWWMLVHKLSKGITQASVATIPCRPDLRQVRFEVQHSYIKNGSLVAALQDFTNDCYSLALYDWKSQDQGKESSESVLRDVEWLGSRTFLNGAYQTLQSRTPREGFPWVSKRDDGYSNTGVGGYPTCAQWWSDEKIGLRKLVMEQADPGMWLRAKSAMRLINEDSKEFQEAVIRRLVSPASLQVSQGDSVYMGYGGNADFFTITSTATRAGSMVGQVLGSLAIFPALDAMRQSLPMVQSLLLMAIYVMLPLILMFSAYDFKTAITLTFVIFALNFLTFWWELARWLDSWMIEALYSSDTHSRWNMMGIQNTSDDIIINFVMGTMFLVLPAVWMGALSWAGVKVGGTLETGAMQRGTTESKQAGGKGGEAAINKLKK from the coding sequence ATGACCACAAATAACTATCTTGAGTATTTTCTGACTTTATTGGGCTGGGTAATTAATAATGGTTTATGGAACATACTACTCAGTACAGGGCTTTTTGTTGTTCCACTACTATTTAAAGTGGCGGGTATATGGTTAAAAGTACGTGAAGAAGGGGAGGACGAAGGAAATAAAGGAACTTTATCTATTGTTCGGATTGAAAATGCAATTTATGGTGCTTTCGTCGTAATGGTATTTTGTTGTGTTCCACTTTTTAACGTTAGTCTTAGTACTATGCAAATTGATTCAAGCAGAAGCAAATATTGTGGAACATGGACAGCAGCAAAACCAGAAGATTCTGGTTTTAAAGGCACTATTTCATCTTTAGACGATAAAACGGCAAAAGCGCCAATATGGTGGATGTTGGTCCATAAATTATCTAAGGGGATTACTCAAGCTTCTGTTGCAACTATTCCGTGTCGTCCGGATCTACGCCAAGTTCGTTTTGAAGTTCAGCATAGTTATATAAAAAATGGTTCATTAGTAGCCGCATTACAGGATTTTACTAATGACTGTTACTCACTTGCATTATATGACTGGAAGAGTCAAGACCAGGGTAAGGAGTCGAGTGAAAGTGTTTTGAGAGATGTGGAGTGGCTAGGTTCTCGAACGTTTCTAAACGGAGCCTATCAAACTTTACAGTCACGTACTCCAAGAGAGGGTTTTCCATGGGTTTCTAAGCGTGACGATGGTTATTCTAATACTGGAGTTGGAGGGTATCCTACATGTGCTCAGTGGTGGTCAGATGAAAAAATTGGGCTTAGAAAATTAGTAATGGAACAAGCTGATCCAGGGATGTGGTTACGCGCAAAATCAGCGATGAGATTGATAAATGAAGATTCAAAAGAGTTTCAGGAAGCTGTTATTCGCCGTTTAGTCAGCCCAGCCAGCTTACAAGTGTCTCAGGGAGATTCTGTGTATATGGGGTATGGCGGTAATGCTGATTTCTTCACTATAACAAGTACGGCGACACGTGCCGGATCTATGGTAGGGCAGGTTCTGGGTTCATTGGCAATATTTCCAGCACTAGACGCAATGCGGCAATCACTGCCTATGGTTCAAAGCCTATTGTTGATGGCTATATATGTAATGCTGCCTTTGATCTTAATGTTTTCAGCCTACGATTTTAAGACAGCAATTACATTAACATTTGTAATTTTTGCCTTGAATTTTTTAACGTTCTGGTGGGAATTAGCTCGTTGGTTGGATAGCTGGATGATCGAAGCTTTATATAGTTCAGATACACATAGCCGTTGGAATATGATGGGAATACAAAATACGTCGGATGATATTATTATCAACTTTGTCATGGGAACAATGTTCTTAGTATTACCCGCAGTTTGGATGGGAGCGTTATCCTGGGCAGGTGTTAAAGTCGGTGGAACATTGGAAACTGGAGCAATGCAAAGAGGAACTACCGAATCTAAGCAAGCAGGGGGTAAAGGTGGGGAGGCGGCTATTAATAAATTGAAAAAGTAA
- a CDS encoding integrating conjugative element protein, with the protein MGVLFLWGSASAWEDNKIGYGKNVSGAVSDKLFYTIGGGTVLSQPPSRSTMQRVGMGIGWSNDLMCGNFDLKTTISNQLNGITDGFKNLMGEIVQGATGAVASLPGLIIQRANPGLYEMLTNGVLQANVAFDKAQFNCQNLSKRLMDFSDNSKWSQAAVMEEAKTLVNNGSNDAVKTNNQLNSAKGEAGVPWIGGQKKGGKGQKAIQPTRDLAKAGFNMMNHLPVNSDQTISTGQCSGGACQRFKNSEEAAQTVVKILGDQSIRTCTDTSQCADGTAENQPGSSVAGTGFAPVIEKTAKDNQEQLVKLVNGNISPTTENLSKLKTGSLIVTRGVIQSLRRDPDNGALVQRLAGELAMSDTIELALTMRRMLMTGQSEPNAANLSQAVKESDRRIDILDREINALKTEMELRREISNNTVLTIIERDHQRTLANPQTQSHDNTDKRVNSLGISATEENRK; encoded by the coding sequence ATGGGGGTTTTATTTCTCTGGGGTTCTGCTTCTGCTTGGGAAGATAATAAAATAGGTTACGGTAAAAATGTGAGTGGTGCTGTATCAGATAAATTGTTCTACACGATTGGTGGAGGCACTGTTCTATCTCAGCCGCCTAGCCGAAGTACTATGCAGCGAGTTGGAATGGGAATTGGATGGTCCAATGATTTGATGTGTGGAAATTTCGATTTAAAAACTACGATTAGTAACCAATTAAATGGTATCACTGATGGATTTAAAAACTTGATGGGGGAGATTGTTCAAGGAGCAACAGGAGCTGTAGCAAGTCTCCCTGGGTTAATTATTCAACGAGCTAACCCAGGATTGTACGAAATGCTGACTAATGGAGTTTTGCAGGCCAATGTTGCTTTTGATAAAGCGCAATTTAATTGTCAGAACTTGTCCAAGCGATTGATGGATTTCTCTGATAACAGCAAATGGTCACAAGCAGCGGTTATGGAAGAAGCCAAAACATTAGTGAATAATGGTAGTAATGATGCCGTCAAGACAAACAATCAGCTTAATAGCGCTAAAGGGGAAGCAGGAGTTCCTTGGATTGGAGGGCAAAAAAAAGGAGGAAAAGGGCAAAAAGCTATCCAACCAACGCGTGATCTGGCTAAAGCTGGCTTTAATATGATGAATCACTTACCAGTCAACAGTGATCAAACTATTTCTACAGGTCAGTGCTCAGGGGGAGCCTGTCAGAGGTTTAAAAATAGTGAAGAAGCCGCACAAACTGTTGTGAAAATTTTGGGTGATCAATCAATTCGCACTTGTACAGATACTAGCCAATGTGCAGATGGTACAGCAGAAAATCAGCCTGGAAGTAGCGTCGCTGGAACTGGTTTTGCTCCAGTGATTGAAAAGACAGCTAAAGATAATCAAGAGCAATTAGTAAAACTGGTCAACGGTAATATTTCCCCTACAACTGAAAATCTATCTAAGTTAAAAACTGGTAGCTTGATAGTCACACGAGGTGTTATTCAGTCATTAAGGAGAGATCCTGATAACGGTGCACTAGTACAACGTTTAGCTGGCGAATTAGCTATGTCAGACACAATTGAATTGGCGCTAACTATGCGCAGGATGCTAATGACCGGACAATCAGAACCTAATGCAGCTAACTTATCACAAGCTGTTAAAGAGAGTGATCGCCGGATTGATATTCTTGATCGTGAAATCAATGCACTAAAAACCGAAATGGAACTGCGAAGAGAAATTTCTAATAATACTGTTTTGACTATTATTGAGCGCGACCATCAAAGAACTTTAGCTAACCCACAGACTCAATCTCACGATAACACAGATAAACGAGTAAATTCATTGGGTATTTCTGCTACGGAAGAAAATAGAAAATGA
- the xyeB gene encoding cyclophane-forming radical SAM/SPASM peptide maturase XyeB has translation MNKINHLEVILKISERCNLNCSYCYVFNMGSDIALNSAPVISHNTIIGLKGFLERVAEDVNPDVIQIDLHGGEPLMLKKERLIYLCETLNSGDYKNAELRFALQTNATLINNEWIAIFEKFNISVNISIDGPKHINDKYRLDHKGRSSYEATLNGYKALCTAAKERNILNYPSILSVIDPEASGKELFDHFYHDMQCKRFDFLLPDSNYENTTNTEGVKRFLIDVCDAWFEQSDPNCDVRILSSYFTRLAGSSKYIVLGVTPPTEGFEALAITVTSTGDIYIDDTLRSTVSEIFTPIGNIADATYAQIVNSQPMREFHKIESSLPVDCQGCIWQKICAGGKPVNRYSRDNAFNNKTIYCDTMAALLGRGAAYLVELGLSENELAKNIGIAEL, from the coding sequence ATGAATAAAATAAATCACTTAGAAGTAATTCTCAAAATAAGCGAGCGCTGTAATCTAAACTGTTCATATTGTTATGTGTTTAATATGGGAAGTGATATTGCACTAAACAGTGCTCCAGTTATTTCCCACAACACTATAATAGGGTTGAAAGGTTTTTTAGAAAGGGTTGCTGAAGATGTTAACCCAGACGTAATACAGATTGATTTGCATGGCGGTGAACCATTGATGCTCAAGAAAGAGCGTTTAATTTACCTATGTGAAACGCTCAATTCTGGAGATTACAAGAATGCAGAGTTGCGCTTTGCATTACAGACTAACGCAACCTTGATCAACAATGAATGGATTGCCATTTTTGAAAAGTTTAATATTTCTGTAAACATTTCCATCGATGGTCCGAAACACATAAACGACAAATACCGTCTCGATCACAAAGGGCGTAGCTCATATGAGGCAACCTTAAACGGATATAAAGCATTGTGTACAGCGGCGAAAGAAAGAAATATTCTTAACTATCCCTCCATACTTTCTGTTATTGATCCCGAAGCCAGTGGTAAAGAACTTTTTGACCACTTTTATCATGATATGCAGTGTAAAAGATTTGATTTTCTATTACCTGACAGCAATTACGAAAATACAACCAACACAGAAGGAGTTAAACGTTTTCTTATTGATGTCTGTGATGCTTGGTTTGAACAAAGTGATCCTAATTGTGATGTAAGAATTTTATCCAGTTACTTCACTAGACTGGCTGGATCATCGAAATACATAGTATTGGGAGTGACGCCGCCGACTGAAGGATTTGAAGCTTTAGCCATAACGGTTACGTCTACTGGTGACATCTACATTGATGATACTTTGCGCTCAACGGTTTCAGAGATATTTACACCAATAGGTAACATTGCAGATGCAACTTATGCTCAGATAGTAAACAGTCAACCCATGCGCGAATTTCACAAAATTGAATCCTCTTTACCTGTGGATTGCCAAGGATGTATCTGGCAAAAAATTTGTGCAGGCGGAAAACCTGTAAACAGGTATTCGCGAGATAATGCCTTTAATAATAAAACGATTTATTGCGATACAATGGCGGCATTACTCGGACGGGGGGCTGCTTACCTTGTGGAACTTGGCCTGAGTGAAAATGAACTCGCAAAAAACATCGGAATTGCTGAATTATGA
- a CDS encoding HlyD family secretion protein gives MNGLFRKEAIFHRKNTWIGRHTLNIPQSTTFPLILSAATSVMLLSCLIWGSYGINVEAPGRIIFNPNASSLVSPMDGIAESLGVIDGQQVNVGQEIMVVSHEIKTESGLISQRERAALTEKKQLLTEKLVLFEKEKKSALIKIPTAIANKKNELEQLHELLLINRNAFAASQKKYNSFVKYSKKGIISEMMIHESLQEILRADEKMQNTLVNITKTQADIIALETEMDIKTHKLEEKTNDVYQEITQISQSLAHLDVVERIKITSPINGRVAGVDKMIGDNVTRGDVLAVVIPSDAMPVVRLQVGAESAGEIKIGQKVKLRVSAYPWRRYGKFTATVASISEAAIRREDDMYFTVIAIPEERSSLPLKQGMQVDASILTGEKRLYRWLLRMVD, from the coding sequence GTGAACGGATTATTTCGCAAAGAAGCTATTTTTCATCGTAAAAACACATGGATTGGTAGGCATACCCTTAATATCCCTCAATCAACAACTTTCCCCCTTATTCTAAGTGCTGCGACTAGCGTAATGCTGCTTTCCTGCCTCATTTGGGGATCTTACGGGATTAATGTAGAAGCTCCTGGAAGAATAATTTTTAATCCTAATGCATCTTCTCTCGTTTCTCCGATGGATGGTATAGCGGAGAGTTTGGGAGTCATTGACGGTCAACAGGTTAACGTAGGCCAGGAAATCATGGTAGTTTCGCATGAGATAAAGACTGAATCAGGGTTGATCTCTCAAAGGGAACGTGCTGCGCTGACAGAAAAAAAACAATTACTTACTGAAAAATTAGTATTATTTGAGAAGGAGAAAAAAAGCGCTCTTATCAAAATACCTACCGCTATAGCTAATAAAAAAAACGAGTTGGAGCAACTGCATGAACTACTTTTGATTAATCGAAACGCTTTTGCCGCATCACAGAAGAAATACAACTCATTTGTAAAATACAGCAAAAAAGGGATCATTTCTGAAATGATGATTCATGAATCCCTGCAGGAAATCTTACGGGCTGATGAAAAGATGCAAAACACTTTAGTTAATATCACCAAAACGCAGGCTGATATCATCGCTCTTGAAACTGAAATGGATATAAAAACTCATAAATTAGAAGAAAAAACAAACGATGTATATCAAGAAATTACTCAAATTTCTCAATCCCTAGCACACTTGGATGTCGTTGAACGAATAAAAATCACTAGTCCCATAAATGGAAGAGTGGCTGGGGTAGATAAGATGATTGGGGATAATGTAACGCGCGGAGATGTTTTGGCCGTAGTTATACCTAGTGACGCGATGCCTGTTGTCCGACTCCAGGTAGGTGCTGAATCAGCAGGTGAAATAAAAATTGGACAGAAGGTGAAATTACGCGTATCGGCTTATCCGTGGAGAAGATACGGAAAATTTACTGCTACAGTTGCCTCAATATCAGAGGCTGCAATTAGGCGGGAGGATGACATGTACTTTACTGTAATAGCCATTCCTGAAGAGCGTTCGAGTTTACCGTTAAAACAGGGAATGCAGGTTGATGCCTCAATCTTAACAGGTGAAAAACGTCTTTATAGATGGCTGCTTAGAATGGTTGATTAA